In the genome of Moorena sp. SIOASIH, the window AACCGCATTACCAGCAACTCTTCCACCATTGTGGCTAACGCGGCTCGCTCCCTGTTTGCTGAGCAACCCCAGTTAATCAATCCTGGTGGTAATGCCTACACCAGCCGTCGGATGGCTGCTTGCTTGCGTGATATGGAAATCATCCTGCGCTATGTGACTTACGCCATTTTTGCTGGTGATGCTAGTGTCCTGGAAGACCGCTGCCTCAATGGTCTGCGGGAAACCTACCTAGCTCTGGGAACTCCTGGTGCTTCAGTGGCAGTGGGTGTAGAAAAGATGAAGGATGCTGCGATTGCGATCGCTAACGACTCCAATGGCATCACCCCTGGTGATTGCAGCTCTCTGATGGCTGAAATTTCCAGCTAC includes:
- a CDS encoding phycocyanin subunit beta, giving the protein MFDAFTKLVSQADAQGQYISTEQLSALSAMVKDSNKRMDAVNRITSNSSTIVANAARSLFAEQPQLINPGGNAYTSRRMAACLRDMEIILRYVTYAIFAGDASVLEDRCLNGLRETYLALGTPGASVAVGVEKMKDAAIAIANDSNGITPGDCSSLMAEISSYFDKAAAAVG